Below is a window of Patescibacteria group bacterium DNA.
ACGGAGATGATACATGGCCATATTCATCCCACGCATTTTTCTCGATCTCTTTAGAGAGACTGATATAGGTAGCGAGCATAGGACTTTTTTCCGATACTGCAACGCCAGTCTTCTTGAGATGAACTGCCAAGCCAGCAAAAGCGCCTTCGGTGGGCAAGGTAGAGCCTTGCTCGCGAAGCGCGCGGGCAAATGCGGAGAGAGCCGCTTCAATGCCGGCTACGGGAGCGTCAGAAACATGCCAACGCGCATAGAGCCGATCATCAGCTTTGCGGCGTCGAATAGAATCAGAAAGATCACAAAAGAGTACGAGCGTGTTTTTGTCTTTTACTTGACGAAAATCAGGTAAAGACAAAAAATCGTTTTCTGCGGCAATGCCGCCAACGCCTGCGAGTACACTAATGACAGCCGCTTCTTGTGCGGCAAACTCAGCAAAGAGCGGAGACTTTTTCAGACGGCGTACGGCATCGTTTTCGATCTGACGCACGCGCTCACGAGTGATACCCTCGCGCTTACCGATAGCCTCGAGAGTCATGCCATCTGCCTCACCTATACCGTAGCGACGCTTAAGGACGCTTCGCGCACGAGTCGGAAGCTCCCCTAGAAACTTTGCCATTTGTTTCTCAAATGTGGGTGAAATTGAAGCCATAATTGAACATTTCTATTCTACCATATAACCATAAAACAATCAAGAGGT
It encodes the following:
- a CDS encoding sigma factor-like helix-turn-helix DNA-binding protein, with product MASISPTFEKQMAKFLGELPTRARSVLKRRYGIGEADGMTLEAIGKREGITRERVRQIENDAVRRLKKSPLFAEFAAQEAAVISVLAGVGGIAAENDFLSLPDFRQVKDKNTLVLFCDLSDSIRRRKADDRLYARWHVSDAPVAGIEAALSAFARALREQGSTLPTEGAFAGLAVHLKKTGVAVSEKSPMLATYISLSKEIEKNAWDEYGHVSSPFVRPRGMRDSAFVALSRAKEPMHFRDIAKRIGEFSNKSVHVQTVHNELIKDARFVLVGRGLYALKEWGYEPGFVKDVLVQMLCDRAMTREEILDEVMRRRQVKASTIFINLQNKKLFKTLDDGTYTVVS